A stretch of the Euleptes europaea isolate rEulEur1 chromosome 14, rEulEur1.hap1, whole genome shotgun sequence genome encodes the following:
- the ST6GALNAC4 gene encoding alpha-N-acetyl-neuraminyl-2,3-beta-galactosyl-1,3-N-acetyl-galactosaminide alpha-2,6-sialyltransferase yields the protein MWVFLRLFLTLIVLGTCSFLYFLLCPRFCVSLCWLSCQHPEGQEGHLPAVSGAVEFGGYISVPDGKPLVRTPCRQCAVVSSSGQMSGSRSGKEIDDKECVLRMNQAPTQGYEDDVGARSTLRVVSHTSIPLLLRNQSYFFKQARDTVYVIWGPPKLMSREKVGLAYRTLLKVKEMYPSLKLYTLTERMMAHCDDLFQVETGKDRMKSGSFLSTGWFTMVLAMEMCEQIFVFGMVNESYCRDKSQPPVPYHYFEKGRLDECRMYLAHERAARGGHRFITEKAVFSRWAKKRNIVFAHPSWPGG from the exons CTTCGACTATTCCTAACTCTGATCGTGCTGGGAACTTGCTCCTTCCTTTATTTCTTGCTCTGCCCTCGCTTCTGCGTATCCCTGTGTTGGCTCAGCTGCCAGCATCCCGAAGGGCAAGAAGGACATTTGCCAGCGGTGTCTGGAGCCGTCGAGTTCGGGGGCTACATCAGTGTTCCTGATGGCAAG CCATTGGTCCGAACCCCGTGCCGCCAGTGCGCTGTGGTGTCCAGCTCCGGGCAGATGTCAGGTTCGCGTTCGGGGAAGGAGATTGACGACAAAGAGTGTGTCCTGCGTATGAACCAGGCCCCCACGCAAGGCTATGAGGACGACGTCGGGGCCCGGAGCACCCTCCGGGTGGTTTCCCACACCAGCATTCCCTTGCTGCTGAGGAACCAGTCCTACTTCTTCAAACAGGCCCGGGACACCGTCTACGTCATTTGGGGCCCCCCGAAGCTGATGAGCAGGGAGAAGGTGGGCCTGGCTTACAGGACGCTCCTCAAGGTGAAGGAGATGTACCCCAGCCTAAAGCTCTACACGCTGACCGAGAGGATGATGGCTCACTGTGACGACCTCTTCCAGGTCGAGACGGGGAAAGACAG GATGAAATCTGGTTCCTTCTTGAGCACAGGCTGGTTCACCATGGTCTTGGCGATGGAGATGTGCGAGCAAATCTTTGTCTTTGGCATGGTCAACGAGAGCTACTGCAG AGACAAGAGCCAGCCTCCTGTGCCTTACCATTACTTTGAGAAGGGCAGGCTGGACGAATGCAGGATGTACCTGGCGCACGAAAGAGCTGCACGCGGAGGGCACCGCTTCATCACAGAGAAGGCCGTCTTTTCTCGCTGGGCCAAGAAAAGGAACATTGTCTTCGCTCACCCTTCGTGGCCAGGTGGCTAG